The stretch of DNA CTAGTTTATCTGTCACATCTACTAGGATGCGTGAACCACAGATGTTTCTAGGTGAAAAGGATTGGCATCCAGAAAATCATAACCTGAGTCAAGTGAGTGACTCTCAGCAGCACGAACAACCAGGGAATGAACAGTATGAGGTTGCACAACAAAAAGCTTCACATGACCGAGAATATCTTTGTAACATAGGGGACCTTGAGCTTCCTGAAGAAAGGCAACAGAATCAACACAAAATTGTTGATTTGGAAGCTACGATGAAAGGAAATGGGCTCCCACAGAATGTGGATCTTCCAAGTACGAAGAAAAGTATTCCACCTTCAGGATGCAGTGGCTGCTCAAATTCAGAAACACTTATGGAAATAGATACAGCTGAACAGTCCCTAGTTACTGTGCTTAATTCAACAGGCAGGCAGAATGCCAATGTCAAGAACATTGGTGCCTTGGATCTCACTTTAGATAATCCCTTGATGGAAGTAGAAACATCAAAATGTAACCCTTCATCTGAAATTTTGAATGATTCCATTTCCACTCAGGATTTACAGCCCCCAGAAACTAGTGTTGAAATATCTGGAACAAATAAAGAATATAGCCATTGCTCCTCCTCTTCAAGTTTCTGTGGCAGTTGTCAGCCCTCTGTGGAGTCAGCAGAAGAATCTTGTTCATCTATAACGGCCGCCTTGAAAGAACTTCATGAACTTTTGGTTGTTAGCAGTAAACCAGCTTCAGAAAATACATCTGAAGAAGTAATCTGTCAATCAGAAACCATAGCTGAGGGCCAAACCAGTATTAAAGACCTTTCTGAAAGATGGACCCGAAACGAGCATCTTACCAGGAATGAACAGTGTCCACAAGTCTCCTTTCATCAGGCCGTATCTGTAtcaatgaagacagaaaaatcaacagTTACTTCATCTGACACTGGAATAGAAGCTGTAGAAAGTGGAAACTTCAGGAGTCTAGGTGATGGTCTGTCAACTGATGAGGAAGGTGTCCCCAAATCGAGGGAATCCATAAACAAGAACAGTTCTGTAACTGTAACCTCAGCTAAAACATCTAATCAGTTACACTGCACCTTAGGTGTAGAAATTTCACCCAAACTTTTAGCAGGTGAGGAGGATGCACTCAATCAGACTTCTGAGCAAACTAAGTCTTTGTCATCCAATTTCATATTGGTTAAAGACTTAGGTCAGGGCATACAGAATTCAATAACAGACAggcctgaaaccacagaaaatGTCTGTCCTGAAGCTTCGAGGCTGTTACTTGAATATGAACCACCTACCAGCCATCCATCATCAAGTCCTGCCATTCTTCCACCATTGATTTTTCCTGCCGCAGATATTGACCGGATTCTCCGTGCTGGCTTTACTTTGCAGGAAGCTCTTGGAGCTTTGCATCgagttggtgggaatgc from Rhinopithecus roxellana isolate Shanxi Qingling chromosome 12, ASM756505v1, whole genome shotgun sequence encodes:
- the LOC104677700 gene encoding regulatory solute carrier protein family 1 member 1 isoform X2; amino-acid sequence: MLLANPHELSLLKERNPPLAEALLSGDLEKFSRVLVEQQQDRARREQERIRLFSADPFDLEAQAKIEEDIRQQNIEENMTIAMEEAPESFGQVVMLYINCKVNGHPVKAFVDSGAQMTIMSQACAERCNIMRLVDRRWAGIAKGVGTQKIIGRVHLAQVQIEGDFLPCSFSILEEQPMDMLLGLDMLKRHQCSIDLKKNVLVIGTTGSQTTFLPEGELPECARLAYGAGREDVRPEEIADQELAEALQKSAEDAEKSGKESTSLGMSSLPTSDGFNHPAHSLGQSPDTGNPLSLAHSVSASVCPIKPSDPDSIEPKAVKALKASAEFQINSKKKEHLSLQDLSDHASSADHAPTDQSPAIPMQNSPEETTVAGNLEESAERSTQGLKCHLHTRQEASLSVTSTRMREPQMFLGEKDWHPENHNLSQVSDSQQHEQPGNEQYEVAQQKASHDREYLCNIGDLELPEERQQNQHKIVDLEATMKGNGLPQNVDLPSTKKSIPPSGCSGCSNSETLMEIDTAEQSLVTVLNSTGRQNANVKNIGALDLTLDNPLMEVETSKCNPSSEILNDSISTQDLQPPETSVEISGTNKEYSHCSSSSSFCGSCQPSVESAEESCSSITAALKELHELLVVSSKPASENTSEEVICQSETIAEGQTSIKDLSERWTRNEHLTRNEQCPQVSFHQAVSVSMKTEKSTVTSSDTGIEAVESGNFRSLGDGLSTDEEGVPKSRESINKNSSVTVTSAKTSNQLHCTLGVEISPKLLAGEEDALNQTSEQTKSLSSNFILVKDLGQGIQNSITDRPETTENVCPEASRLLLEYEPPTSHPSSSPAILPPLIFPAADIDRILRAGFTLQEALGALHRVGGNADLALLVLLAKNIVVPT
- the LOC104677700 gene encoding regulatory solute carrier protein family 1 member 1 isoform X3, yielding MSSLPTSDGFNHPAHSLGQSPDTGNPLSLAHSVSASVCPIKPSDPDSIEPKAVKALKASAEFQINSKKKEHLSLQDLSDHASSADHAPTDQSPAIPMQNSPEETTVAGNLEESAERSTQGLKCHLHTRQEASLSVTSTRMREPQMFLGEKDWHPENHNLSQVSDSQQHEQPGNEQYEVAQQKASHDREYLCNIGDLELPEERQQNQHKIVDLEATMKGNGLPQNVDLPSTKKSIPPSGCSGCSNSETLMEIDTAEQSLVTVLNSTGRQNANVKNIGALDLTLDNPLMEVETSKCNPSSEILNDSISTQDLQPPETSVEISGTNKEYSHCSSSSSFCGSCQPSVESAEESCSSITAALKELHELLVVSSKPASENTSEEVICQSETIAEGQTSIKDLSERWTRNEHLTRNEQCPQVSFHQAVSVSMKTEKSTVTSSDTGIEAVESGNFRSLGDGLSTDEEGVPKSRESINKNSSVTVTSAKTSNQLHCTLGVEISPKLLAGEEDALNQTSEQTKSLSSNFILVKDLGQGIQNSITDRPETTENVCPEASRLLLEYEPPTSHPSSSPAILPPLIFPAADIDRILRAGFTLQEALGALHRVGGNADLALLVLLAKNIVVPT